In the Dolichospermum flos-aquae CCAP 1403/13F genome, CAAAATCAAAAGCAGGTAAAAATGCTAAAGCGGAGTAACAAAAATGGTGTTTATTTACCGTTGTCAATTAGAACTACACGACAGTCTTTATTTTGCCACCCGTGAAATTGGTAGACTCTACGAAACCGAGCCAATAATTCATAACTACGCCCTCTGTTATGCACTTGGTTTAGTTGATAGCGAAATCTACTCAACAACCGTATCTGAAGAAGATTCCTATCGTTATTTCTGTCCCGAACAAGTGCCAAAATATGAAGCACATTTAACTCCATTAAATGAACAAGAAATTTACATAACTCCGGCTCGTTCTTTGCATCATTCATCTATTCTCAATACATGGAAATATGCCAATAATAACTACCATGTAGAAATGGAAAAAACCCAAAAGAATATTCCCAGTTTTGGTAGAGCAAAGGAAATTGCACCAGAAAGTCAATTTGAGTTTTTTCTCATCTCTCAAAAAGAGATCAAATTACCTAAATGGATTCGTTTAGGTAAATGGATGAGTAAAGCAGAAATTACGGTTGAGAAATTACCACAACCAAAAATCAAAACTGATTTATTCACTTGTACTCATCCTTTAAATCCTTTGGATGTCATGTTTACTAATCAAGTTATTAGCTATGATGTGGTAAATATGCCACCAGTAAGTCTGATTCAAAATGTGCAAATGCAAGGGGAATATTACTATTTTGATGATGTCAAAAATGTAAAACTTCCTAAGCTAATGCAATACCGTTTTCGGAGTTAATTATTTTCCAAAACCTTTACCGCTCTTCTTTGTTTTAGGAGAGCGTAAAGGCATTAATTCAGTCATCAAACTACCACGATTTTGTAACATTAACTTGCGATTTCGCTCACGTTGATAAGTTGCTATTTCTTCAGCATGAGGATGATCTGGATCTATTTTGAGATGGGTAATAGACACTATATATAGTGCTTTATCTTCATCTTCGGGATTATCGTTCTTGCTGACTAATCGGCACATAATCCCACCTTCATCCCCAGAATAAGCTACCCAATCAACTTCAAGTTCTTTCTCTGGATTTATTATGTCTCCTCTTGTCTTCAGCATTTTCAATAATTCTTTTGCCACCTTAACTTTAATTGGTAAACTGGCTTCTAACTTTTTACTAAGTGCTGTTGCTGCACGAGAATTATCAACTGTCATTTGTCTTACTTTTTATTCAACTTTTATTACTTTATACGTTCTATAGTCTGAATCTTTCTTAGTTTTCATTATCTATTTACAAATTGTGCCACACTGCAAAAATTATGCCCCATAGTCTCATTCTCAACATCGTCCCCCAATCTCCAATTTACCCCAATTTCCTCACAGGTAGACATTACCACGCCTTATTTCTTAACTTAGTGAGTTCTGCTGATAGAAAATTAGGAGACTATTTACACGAATCAAATGCTGATAAAGCCTTTACTCTCTCACCATTGCAGGTAGAAAACAAACATAAAATCCAATCTTATACTTTGCAATATGCCCATCAAAACCCTATTCCTGCTGGTACTTCTTGTTGGTGGCGTATTTCTTTATTAAATGACAATTTATTTAATCAGCTTACACCTTTATGGTTAAATATAAATCCCAAACAACCTTGGCACTTAGGTTCAGCCAACTTATATATTACCAGCATTCAAGGTACACCCCAATCTAATCAACCTTGGGCAAATGCTTGTAATTATCATCAACTTTATCAACAAGCAAGTGAAACAGAACGCAATCTTAATTTCATCTTTTCTACACCTGTAGCTTTTCGTCAAGGTGCATTTGATAATGTTTTACCAACACGGGAATCTGTATTCAATAGTCTACTAAATCGGTGGCATAAATATAGCGGTATTGAATTAACTAATATTTCTTTTGAATCAATTTATGCTAGTGCTTTTAATATCAATACTGAAGTTATTAGCAACTATGACAACAAATTTATTGGTTGTTTAGGTGAAATTAGTTATCGCATTCTTGGCAATGTAGAAACAACGGCAATTAAGCAAATTAACGCCTTAGCTGATTTTGCTTTATATGCTGGTGTTGGTAGAAAAACAACTATGGGAATGGGAATGGTGAGAAGAAAGTTGTAGGTTGGGTTGACGCAAGGAAACCCAACATGATCATATTCATTATTAACGCTTTTGTTGGGTTGCGCTGTCGCTTAACCCAACCTACAAATTAATCAATTTTTTATATCTTATGTCGCTTGAAAATATCAATTCTGATGATTACGTTAGTATCGCTTCTTTAAACCAATATTCCTATTGCCCTCATCGTTGTTGGTTGATTCATTGTGCAGGTGAATTCATTGATAATCAATATACTATTGAGGGTACAAGTTTACATGAACGAGTTCACACAGTTGGAGAACAAAATCGTGAGGAAATTTGGCAGATACGCGCTATTTATTTGAAATCAGATAAATATAAACTTATCGGTAAATCTGACTTAATTGAGTTTGAAAATGGCGAATTTTACCCTATTGAATATAAAAGAGGACGTAAAGGAGAATGGGATAATGATGAATTACAAGTTTGCGCTCAAGCTTTGTGTTTGGAGGAAATGACAGGAAAAAATATCAATACTGGCTATATCTATTATGCTCAAACTCATCAACGGAAGTTAGTAGAAATTACCCCAGAATTACGAGGTAGTACCATTGCTACTATTGAAGCTATCCAAACGTTACTGTTTACAGGTGCTATGCCAAAAGCTGTCAAAACAAAACGCTGTGATGGTTGTAGTCTTTATTCTCGATGTTTGCCACAACTTGCTGATAAAGTTGGGCGTTATCAAGAAGCAAATTAACCCAGATCCCCGACTTCTGAAATCAATTCATAATTTATGTAGAAAACAAAAAATAAGTCGGGGATCTTATTTAGTCACCTATTATCTATTTTGAGGATTTAATTATGGGTACTCTTTACATCACACAAGATGATGCTTTTATTGGTAAGGTTGATGAACGGATTAATGTGAAATTTGAAAAGAAAATTCTTCAAGATATTCCATTTATTCATATTGAATGTGTAGTTGTTTTAGGACGAGCAACTATTTCGCCGGCTGTTGTAGATGAGTTAATGACTCGTCATATTCCTCTATCTTTTATCAATAAAATTGGTCACTATTTAGGACGGTTAGAGCCAGAAATGACTGGTAATATTTTCATTCGCAAGGCACAATGGCAAGCAGCAGGAGAAACCCCCCAATCTATTCATGCTGTTCAAGGCTTTGTTAGAGGAAAATTAAAAAATTACCGTCAAACTTTAATGCGTTATCAGCGTGAATTTGATGATGTTGATCTATCTAAAAATATTGCTCGCATTGAACAGGTAATTGCTGCAATTAGTTCAACTGAAAATATCAATTCTTTGCGTGGTTTAGAAGGTTCTGGTAGTGCTGCTTATTTTGGTTGTTTTGATAGTCTGATTCGTAATTCTAAATTTTCTTTTACTAAGCGTGTCCGTCGTCCACCTACAGATCCGGTAAATTCATTGTTAAGTTTTGGTTATTCTTTATTGCGTCATGATGTGCAAAATGCTGTGAATATTGTCGGTTTTGATCCATATTTAGGATATCTACATTTTGATCGCTATAATCGCCCTTCTTTAGCTTTAGACTTAATGGAAGAGTTTCGCCCTTTAGTGGTAGATGCAGTAGTTTTATCTATTTTGAATAAGCAATTATTAACTCCAGCAGATTTTGTGACTGAACCATTAAGCGGTGCTGTTTCTCTCATTCCAGAAGGACGCAAAACTTTTTTGACTTTGTACGAAAAGAAAAAACTATCGGAGTTTAAACACCCGGTAATGGGACGTAAATGTACTTATCGAGAAGCTTTTGAATTACAAGCAAGATTACTAGCTAAATATTTAATGGGAACAACTGATAAATATCCCCCTTTGGTACTGAAATAAAAATTCTCTACATCAACAAGGTATAACTTCGCACAAAATTTATGAATGTTGTTATTTCTTACGATATTTCTGACGATAAACGGCGGACTAAAATCCATAGTATTCTCAAATCCTATGGCCAATGGGTACAGTATAGTATTTTTGAATGTGAGTTAACTGATACTCAATATGCTAAGTTAAGATCGCGTCTTAATAAACTCATTAAACCTGAAACCGACAGCATTCGCTTTTACTTCCTTTGTGCTTGCTGTTTTGGTAAAATAGAAAGAATTGGTGGTCAAGAACCCCCTGATCAGACGATTTTCTTCGCTTAATGCGCGGATGGGTGGGTGTAAAAAATTCAATTTCTCAAAAAATGCCTGAAATCATGTCCACACAACGTTTTCATGGAGTTCATGGAGTTCATCCATCCGCGCACCTTGCACAGCAAGGGTTTCAGCTATTTTACTCCTTGACACTTTTTCTGAAATGGATTATTATAAGACTATCCGCGCAACTGAACCTTGAAAACTACATATATATAGGCTTTCAGCCGTCCGCTATTGCAATTTCACTTACTCCCTATTAGGGATTGAAACAAAAAATCGCCGCTGACTTGGGCGTTATCCCCACATATTGCAATTTCACTTACTCCCTATTAGGGATTGAAACTCAAGTTCTTTGAGTGCTGAGGCAACAGCATCTTTACCATTGCAATTTCACTTACTCCCTATTAGGGATTGAAACCCTACATCTAATCCTGCGTTAGACCAGTGTGCCAAATTGCAATTTCACTTACTCCCTATTAGGGATTGAAACTCAAGTTGGTTGTCTGAGTGTAAGACTAATCCGATTATTGCAATTTCACTTACTCCCTATTAGGGATTGAAACCCTTGAAGAAAATGTTAAAATAGCTATCAATAACATTGCAATTTCACTTACTCCCTATTAGGGATTGAAACTTTGAGGCTGTAGGGTACAAGAACGATATTATTAAATTGCAATTTCACTTACTCCCTATTAGGGATTGAAACAAAGAAGGTGGTCGCGTGCCGATTATTTACGGTGTGATTGCAATTTCACTTACTCCCTATTAGGGATTGAAACGAATATTTCAGGAATCGTCAAAGCCGGTGATTTAGCCTACGATTGCAATTTCACTTACTCCCTATTAGGGATTGAAACTAAATAATCTAAATCAACCAGATAAACAATTAGTATTGCAAATTGCAATTTCACTTACTCCCTATTAGGGATTGAAACAATCTACCAATAGGGGAAACTCTTAGCTTTGCAACTATTGCAATTTCACTTACTCCCTATTAGGGATTGAAACATTATACGGGGCAAATATTATTATGGACAAATTCATTAAATTGCAATTTCACTTACTCCCTATTAGGGATTGAAACAAACCCAACAAAGAAGCCCAAGCACTTCAAGACTGGATTGCAATTTCACTTACTCCCTATTAGGGATTGAAACACAACTGCACATACAGCGGCAACCAATAGCACTTATGTTGGCGTATTGCAATTTCACTTACTCCCTATTAGGGATTGAAACAATAGGGTTTTAAAAGAAAGTGTCCGTACACTCTAATTGCAATTTCACTTACTCCCTATTAGGGATTGAAACCATTGCAACTAACAAATTGCGGGTAATAATTGCTTACCCAATTTGGTTAATTCGTCTTTAATTTCTACATACTTGGTGAAGTACCGGGGGGATACTTTTCGCAGGTTGATCAGGACGTTAAAACCGTCTTTATCTTGTGGCAGTTCACAAGCAACCATGAGTTTTTTAGTCTTACTCCAGTGGGTATCGCTGCATCTTTTCCCGATCAATGTTTCATAGATAATTCGTGTCTGTTCCATAGGGTGCAATAGGTATTTATTCGTTATTACGTTTTTGCATATAATCGCTGCAAAGTTGCCACATCCCACCTATGGAATTGGTTCATATTGCATTTATTGGGGTGCTACGAGTGCAGCTAGATTAAATATGCAGTATCGTGTTAGCTTGACAAGCTTAGTAAATTAACCTTTATCCTTTGCTCACAAGACTTACAAGGATGCAATGCCTTTACATAACCTGTCTCTACAGTTCCATGATAGCACTATTTTTAATGCTGACAACATCTTATAAGATGACAATTGTATAATTCTCGATTATTATTTAATTCTAGTAGTAGTATTTAGGTAAACTATTTTATGCAACTTATGTCAAAACGGTTTACGGTAACGCTACCAGATGCAGTATTTAAAGATTTAGAGGACATTGCAACAAAAGAAGGACGTTCTACTGCTAACCTTGCAGCTTTTCTCATAGAGTCTGGTATCCGTGAAATTAAAAAAACACAGGCACAAAATCCAAAGGCAAGTTAGAGCGATAGCGAAGCGCTCCGTAGGAATCGCACCCAACCACACCCAAAACACCATGACAACTGAACCATCTCGACTAGACCGGATAGAAGCGATTTTAGAACAGACTACCCAACGGCTTGACCGAGTAGCAGAACAACAGACAATTAATACACAAACGATTGGTAATTTATCGAACAGCCTAAATGACCTATCAAACCAAGTTAACGACTTTACTGGAACTGCCAATACTGTCTTAGGTCGTAGCGCTGTTTTAGATGACATCATAGTTAGACTTGACCGTAACTTTGAGCTACATCAGCAACGATTTGAGGAAAATCAACGCTCAACTAACGCTGCTTTGGAGAGATTGGAGGCAATTCTGATCAAGCTGATGGATAATTAGGCGGAAAATTCACGCCACGCCAAATTTACGCCTAATGTTTCACCCCGGCGTAAACGTCACGCCAAAAGCAAGTCACGGAGCGCAGTTAACCAAATGGTTAAGTGACATTGGGAATCCAATATCACAATTAAACTGAAAGTTTCGCCAGATAAACTGTACGCGAGTTTCCAGCTTTATCAACTTGTCTAAGGTTGAAATAGCGATCGCTCTCACGCCCTGGCGTAACCGTCACGCCTAACGCCTAAGGGGGTAAATGAGCAATCGTACAGAAAGTTACGCTAAGGCTGTAACCCTTACTGGATAAACATTCTGCTAATCAATATTTTTGACGATTCTCAAATTCTCAACGTACCAAATAAACTTAAGTTTTAAATGGTACAGTTTTATCCCTTTCAATCAGGATGTTACCAGTAGGCTATTAAGTCCTTATCGTAACTTTCTGCATGGCTGCTCATTTGACCCCCAAATCCAGAGCCGGTTTAAATAATGGTAATCATGTTTTACTCAAGAAACAAGAGGGGATTTGGGCTTACGTCGATGTGATTAGGGGACCAAATAAGAAAGTTGAGGGCTTGAAAGGCTGGGTTAATTCTAATTATCTTTCTTGCACTAAAGAACCCATTGATTAAATTTTGAACATTTTCAAGGAAAATCTATGAAACCTGTTTTGAAGACCCAAAAATTAGCATTACCACAAGTACAGCAATACCTACAGTGGGCGAAGCGATCGCTATTTATCTTAGGATTCAGTTTAATAACTTTAGGTGTTAACGAATTATCAGTATTAGCCCAAACTCGACAACCAACTAATGCAGAAATTAAAAGATTACGTCAAGAACTTGAGCAACAAATTAGGAGAGCCAAAAATAATAATGTAGGTGCTGGTTATCTTCAAGATAGACGTACTCAAGTAGAAAAGAAGACAAGAGAATCCTTTGTACGTGCTTGGTCAAAGACTGAACCAGAATTAGCACCTTTCTTTGGTCAGTGGGTGGGATACGAAAATAGTAGTCATATTTATCCATCAAATAGTAAGGGTCGTGTTTGTGTTTTTGAAACAGCTGAAGGTTCTGGTCGTTTAACTACTGGTGTTTTCTCTAATGGAGTTATAAAAACCAATATTGGAGAAGTGCTATTCAAAGAAGGAAATTATTATTTAGGATCAGCATTGCTCAAAAATGGCAGATTTGTCAGCAATAATAGTGAGATTCCTTTACATAGTCCCAGACCTGTTGAATCACTAAGTGGATTACTTGAATATATATTTGAAGCATCAGAAAAAAATCAAATTTCTCAACAATTTAAAGCTGCTGGTTGTACTTCTAGTTTACCAAATTCGTCTGCAAATACACTGAGAAAGCGATAGCGAAGCGCTCCGTAGGAATCGCCCCTACTAAATTCTTGAGGGAAACCCAAGCGATAGCGAAGCGCTCCGTAGGAATCGCTCTTACTAAATTCTTGGGGGAAATTGAGCGCCCCCAATTCTTGAGGAAAACCCAAGCGATAGCGAAGCGCTCCGTAGGAATCGCTCTTACTAAATTCTTGGGGGAAATTGAGCGCCCCCAATTCTTGAGGAAAACCCAAGCGATAGCGAAGCGCTCCGTAGGAATCGCCCCTACCAAATTCTTGAGGGAAATAGAGCGCCCACAATTTTTGAGGAAAACCCAAGCGATAG is a window encoding:
- the cas4 gene encoding CRISPR-associated protein Cas4 translates to MSLENINSDDYVSIASLNQYSYCPHRCWLIHCAGEFIDNQYTIEGTSLHERVHTVGEQNREEIWQIRAIYLKSDKYKLIGKSDLIEFENGEFYPIEYKRGRKGEWDNDELQVCAQALCLEEMTGKNINTGYIYYAQTHQRKLVEITPELRGSTIATIEAIQTLLFTGAMPKAVKTKRCDGCSLYSRCLPQLADKVGRYQEAN
- the cas2 gene encoding CRISPR-associated endonuclease Cas2, which gives rise to MNVVISYDISDDKRRTKIHSILKSYGQWVQYSIFECELTDTQYAKLRSRLNKLIKPETDSIRFYFLCACCFGKIERIGGQEPPDQTIFFA
- the cas6 gene encoding CRISPR-associated endoribonuclease Cas6, which gives rise to MPHSLILNIVPQSPIYPNFLTGRHYHALFLNLVSSADRKLGDYLHESNADKAFTLSPLQVENKHKIQSYTLQYAHQNPIPAGTSCWWRISLLNDNLFNQLTPLWLNINPKQPWHLGSANLYITSIQGTPQSNQPWANACNYHQLYQQASETERNLNFIFSTPVAFRQGAFDNVLPTRESVFNSLLNRWHKYSGIELTNISFESIYASAFNINTEVISNYDNKFIGCLGEISYRILGNVETTAIKQINALADFALYAGVGRKTTMGMGMVRRKL
- the cas1d gene encoding type I-D CRISPR-associated endonuclease Cas1d, with amino-acid sequence MGTLYITQDDAFIGKVDERINVKFEKKILQDIPFIHIECVVVLGRATISPAVVDELMTRHIPLSFINKIGHYLGRLEPEMTGNIFIRKAQWQAAGETPQSIHAVQGFVRGKLKNYRQTLMRYQREFDDVDLSKNIARIEQVIAAISSTENINSLRGLEGSGSAAYFGCFDSLIRNSKFSFTKRVRRPPTDPVNSLLSFGYSLLRHDVQNAVNIVGFDPYLGYLHFDRYNRPSLALDLMEEFRPLVVDAVVLSILNKQLLTPADFVTEPLSGAVSLIPEGRKTFLTLYEKKKLSEFKHPVMGRKCTYREAFELQARLLAKYLMGTTDKYPPLVLK
- the cas5d gene encoding type I-D CRISPR-associated protein Cas5/Csc1 gives rise to the protein MVFIYRCQLELHDSLYFATREIGRLYETEPIIHNYALCYALGLVDSEIYSTTVSEEDSYRYFCPEQVPKYEAHLTPLNEQEIYITPARSLHHSSILNTWKYANNNYHVEMEKTQKNIPSFGRAKEIAPESQFEFFLISQKEIKLPKWIRLGKWMSKAEITVEKLPQPKIKTDLFTCTHPLNPLDVMFTNQVISYDVVNMPPVSLIQNVQMQGEYYYFDDVKNVKLPKLMQYRFRS
- a CDS encoding ribbon-helix-helix domain-containing protein: MSKRFTVTLPDAVFKDLEDIATKEGRSTANLAAFLIESGIREIKKTQAQNPKAS